The Arachis ipaensis cultivar K30076 chromosome B07, Araip1.1, whole genome shotgun sequence genomic interval TAAACCAAATCTGTTACTTCAGATGAATATCCATTTGAAAGATTATGCACGACGGGCAAAATGTCAAAGCAATCCGTTTCACATATAATATCTCTTAAACCTAATCCCAAACTAAAATCAACCCCTTCAAATAGCAAATAATTCACATATGATGATAGACCAGGGGAATGCTTCCAGAACATCTCTAATAATACACCTAAACTCCGCTAAATTTGAATTCGAATACAAGCTTGCATTACAATTAACTTTAACAAACTCAATTAGAAAAAGTATCCGAAATCCAAACTCAACAAAAATTTATATTTAGTGGGCTTTGTATTGGACTTGTTTATAACGTTGGCTGAAATTAGCTGCTATAATGTTGGTTCCCTAGCATTACTAGTTTAATCATAGAACAGTTAGAAGCAAATTAAAGTAATCACCTGCACCGGGACTGCCTTGGCAAGTTGGGCAGGTAATTCTGATACACTGGCAAACACTGAGAGCTGGCTGATAACAGAGCCAGCAAAAACATTAACAAAAAACACATTCCAGATTGTAAAAAACAAAACTTTGAGGCATGCACTCTTCTTCCTTATACTGCGTGAAATATGCCCCTCCATTGTTGACAATAGCATCATCACCGGTGGAACAGCCAACAAaaacaaaaccaaaataacacttGGTAGGTAACCGGTCACCAGTTGATTCATAAATTTCCtaggaaacaaaagaaaaagggagTGTTAGGTAAACAATAattttttgaacaacatgaacaaccaccaatcaaataagaATACACTACactctaatttaatgctactaattaaatttaagattaatttactcttttaaccctattaattcacattgttcacacattgttcaaaaatattgttggttacctatacttttccaaaagaaaaaagaagcatGAATAGTGGTCCAATTTATAGTGAACTTAACAAACTGTATTTTCATTTTTGTTAATATGCAACTACTCTGTCTATCTATATCTTACTGTGTTAGTACTCTTGTTAGAAAAGGGAACATTTTCTCAAGCTTGTCTAGTTGAGTCAAGCCTTGTGCGAAGGTGACAGGTATAATGAAGACAATCATGAAAGTGACAGCAGCACCGAATGTGGATATCCTACGGAGCCAGATTTGCCTATATGGTATGCAAAGGTTGGACCAATAAACATCGTTTGGTTCGGGGGCTAAGTCTGTCACCCATAACATAGGATGTGACGTTTGAAGATTTTGGGCAGCAATATAAGCAGCATACCGAGTCTTAAAATATACAAAAGCAGTCCCTGATTCCTGTATTAATTAGTTATCATATGTGGCATCAGAATGAATAAAACATTAAACAAGAGGCTAAGCTTAAATGCTTTCATAAGAACATTGAATTCATTTCAAAACCTTTCTTGAATCTGTTTCTATGTCATTGTAGCGCATCGCAAAATCAATAGAATTTTTAAATCCTCCACAGAAGCAGCAATGGCTGAACCCGTGCCCACAACGAGTCATCGAACGACTAAGCACCTTACACATATGTTTTGCGTTATCCTGGAGAAAGATGATGattaagagagagagaaggggagaaaaaaaaatgtttaaaaagTAGTAGTTTATTATGTggacaaattaaagagaaaacagAGTAAATATCCTCTCAATTTGCTATTTGTTCAAAAAACAAAGTGTTTTTTTACAATTCGAAAAATTTTAATTGGTTTTTATCCTTTTAAATAATTGGTCTAAGCGACTCCGTTTACGCGATTTCTGATATGTTAGGAATCGCTTAATTAGACCAATTATTTGAATGATTAGGAACTGGTtaagaaatttttgaattaaatagcCTACAAAAGTGAAAAGCATGCAAGACCTTCAATTTCTGAACTACACCAGAGTTGTACACCATTTGATGAGACAAATATGTTGATTCATAATAATATGAAAAAAACTTTTTCACTGTGTCACAATATGTGCTTTCTTGAGACCAGGGTATTCCTCGAACCAGAATTGCAAATTGACTTGGATTTGGAGCTGACCCAATAATATGTATTAACCGCAAGTCAGTAAGGTGCCTATATTCCTGATGAACACAAATAAATCCTGATATCAACAAAATAGTTTCTCTTTATACTATTGCAGACAAGTAAATGATGCAGGTAATTAATTAAGTCCTTACAAAGTATAGAAGAGTACAGGCTGTTATAGTTATAATGTATAATGCGAGACAATGAGCCCAAAGCCTGAAATGAAATAAAAGAATAAGAAATGTTTTTCTCAGTGGCAGATTCAATTCTTTCTTTGGAAGTGAAAAAGGTGATACCATCTGGATCCTTGCTTGACATTCTCAATGGTAAATGCTTCCAATGACTCCAAAGGTATATTCTTATAGAGTCTCTCCCGACCGTGGTAGTTAACTGGTAGCACCAGAACAAAGCAGATGACAGTAGCAACAGAAAACATTCGAATActgtagaagaagatgaaaaataacAGTTAATTAAGGGAGATTGTGAAtatataagatttttgaatttggtTAAGGAAAAATATAGGGTATCAATATATTATCTGCTAACTTAttgtcaacaataattaattattatattttaaacacatgaaTAAGGAGACACATTCAGAAAAATACATACATAAATATACTTCTATTAGACACAATTATAAAAAAGACATtcttattagacacatccataaagatacttccattaaacacagtcataaataagagttggccGAAGTTGGCAGAAATGCTGTTATGGTAACGTAGCGGGATTGTTTGGTTAATTATTACCTAAAGACAAGCATCCTACTGAAAGCAACAGCATCCAAGCCACCAATAGTGAGAATATCATCTTGAGTTGTTTCCCATGCTTTCTTGACCCATGTTGGGGAAGGAACAAATCTCTCCAAGATATCAACGTGTCTTAAACGCCGAGATGCAAGCCTTCTTCCAAAGTACACATTAACGTTGCTTGGTTGTTTCCTTAACACTGAATATAGTGAAAACAGCCCCACGCATAGACCAATATTTATCCCAGTTGATGTTAGAAGACCATTGATGTCCATCTCTTGTCATACAACAAAACATTGCAATTAATTAATGTGTCTCAAAACAAAGATCTTGATGCTCTGCTTCACCTGTAAAGTCCTGTATATGCGGCATCCACTCATCTTGCACTCATCATCGAAAGTGCACGACAAACATTCCCATGAAGTTGGAACAACGTACTTCTGGGATTCTGGGACGCCTGATGAAAACTAAACAACGTTATTTAAAAGATGATTGTTTTCACGTACGCATGAAATAATTAACATTGGGAATAGAAGACAAGTACCTGCATATATAGGGATGAATAATCAATAACAATGTATGAAGAAAATTGAAACCCCTAATTTCATCAGTATTCGCGGGATTTAATTTAATCTGATTTAGTGTGAGaggggaagaggaggaggagggtgAGGGTGAGGGAATGAAATCGCATGAAATCGGCGTCGCATCTGCATGGAGCCATAGAGGATATGCAAATAGCGCTAGAAACGTATCCTGTTGCCCACGCGGCCATCACCCAATCAATCATGCATACGCCATGCTCATGCATAATTCTCACattcaaattattattattattattaaggttACTGTATGCATAATTGTATTGTTCATTAAATTTATTATCTTTCTAtactttttcttattattatatACAAGTATATTTGGCACACATCACATTGATGAAGTGTTTTAACTAGTTTTATATATAACAGCATACAATCATNTGGATtaataatgatattttttttaattgttcaaCTCCCACCTTGTACTCTATTTACCAATGAGTTATAATTCAAATaatatagtctctccatactcaattaagaggtcgtgagttcgagtctcctatctttgataaaaaaaagttgttgtggtattttttaaaatatagaaTGATTTAATTTAGGAGGTAGAAATCGGACTGTCCGTTGCAAGAGTTACAGAAATCGAACCCTCTGATTTTTGTACTCAAAACCTAAATTTGGAGTATACAAATagaacaatttttttattttttaaatataaataggAAGGTACcccaaatttgttttaaaaaaatacaaaaattacaaTATGTATATCACTCATACCACTCCCATAACCATATCTAAATTTTTTAGCcactggaaaaagaaaaaaaaaactaaggaaAATAAGGAGAAGACTGCGGAAGtgggagaaggaggaggagaagaagacgaCGATGCAACGAAGCAAGGAGTCATTGATGTTGTCGCCGTCAACGATGGAATACGAGAGAAAGCGGCGGAAATAGAGTATAGAGAGATGCATGTCAAAGAAGAAAGGGATCGGAGAGAGAACTCTCTGGGAGAGGAAGAAAAAGTTGAAGGAGATTATGGCGGTGGGGAGGTTTGATGTTGCTGTTGAGCTCTCTATCTCTGTCTTTGCTCGT includes:
- the LOC107607954 gene encoding CSC1-like protein RXW8, with product MDINGLLTSTGINIGLCVGLFSLYSVLRKQPSNVNVYFGRRLASRRLRHVDILERFVPSPTWVKKAWETTQDDILTIGGLDAVAFSRMLVFSIRMFSVATVICFVLVLPVNYHGRERLYKNIPLESLEAFTIENVKQGSRWLWAHCLALYIITITACTLLYFEYRHLTDLRLIHIIGSAPNPSQFAILVRGIPWSQESTYCDTVKKFFSYYYESTYLSHQMVYNSGVVQKLKDNAKHMCKVLSRSMTRCGHGFSHCCFCGGFKNSIDFAMRYNDIETDSRKESGTAFVYFKTRYAAYIAAQNLQTSHPMLWVTDLAPEPNDVYWSNLCIPYRQIWLRRISTFGAAVTFMIVFIIPVTFAQGLTQLDKLEKMFPFLTRVLTQKFMNQLVTGYLPSVILVLFLLAVPPVMMLLSTMEGHISRSIRKKSACLKVLFFTIWNVFFVNVFAGSVISQLSVFASVSELPAQLAKAVPVQATYFTTYVLSSGWASLACEIMQVCPLFYNLFRRYILRSKDDSEEGTLTFPYHTEVPRVLLFGFLGFTCSILAPLILPFLLFYFSLAYLVYRNQILNVYVTKYDGGGKLWPIAHNSVIFSLIVSQIIALGVFGLKRSTVSSGFIIPLLIGTILFHIYCNQRFHPAFKNLATQVLIDMDRRDQHLGKMEEIYEQVHSFYCQFPTRSASSSERSAGSYRGMTSDHVSPAPETLDAGLFPRNARETIIQNYLL